In Carya illinoinensis cultivar Pawnee chromosome 7, C.illinoinensisPawnee_v1, whole genome shotgun sequence, the following are encoded in one genomic region:
- the LOC122315706 gene encoding phospholipase D Z-like, with the protein MILYRKMEVSTIVLLIFLSTSLFLPSHSESSPGCKAWLAQSIPTDMRHLPRVPGVLSTGDVFRWLARNSTQRLDVTAQYWQLNAHPEDPRSGEYGYSKADMLRFGAHEGSNVYKALQDAADRNVSIRLLSHLGVYPDYTTEPSNLASGRPNVENVTLLLGEWYGSGIVHTKVWISNRRDVYIGSANNDWKSLTQVKEVGIYLVGCPKIAKKVEVYFDNLWKLAYLNSSAYTKTVSDQQWQTNRKVPCWSRFLDSKESCRSPLPQFVRIPHVAGYPILSDPYMFKIPIQTPGHNHSTLQPESSYLSFAPPELSFGRYQADEQAWVDTIKSVGSGGTVRISTMDWLGQSQYLKPTVYWSSLSLAVSEVVFSKHATVKILVAYWAHFIKGTDRYLKSLLYTNALCSSSKYNRCSGKVEIKYYMVPGFNLTGPATRNGTSTGNIYPGYTRVNHGKYAVSDARAHIGTSNLVWDYFYTTSGVSFGTYNPAIVSQLQQVFEADWNSPYAVPVEEIEGGQFYSS; encoded by the exons ATGATCTTATACAGAAAGATGGAAGTAAGCACCATCGTTCTACTCATCTTCCTGTCAACCTCTCTTTTTCTCCCATCTCATTCCGAATCTTCGCCGGGATGCAAAGCGTGGCTCGCCCAATCAATCCCCACCGACATGCGCCACCTCCCTCGTGTCCCCGGCGTCCTCTCCACCG GGGATGTCTTCCGGTGGTTGGCCCGGAACTCTACCCAGAGACTGGACGTGACAGCTCAGTACTGGCAGCTGAATGCCCACCCCGAAGATCCTCGTTCGGGCGAGTACGGATACTCGAAAGCAGACATGCTGAGATTTGGTGCCCATGAAGGTTCTAATGTTTATAAAGCCCTCCAGGACGCCGCTGATCGCAATGTTAGTATCAG GCTACTGTCACACTTGGGAGTTTATCCCGACTATACCACAGAACCATCCAACCTTGCTTCAGGAAGGCCGAATGTGGAGAATGTGACCTTGTTACTGGGTGAATGGTATGGGTCTGGCATAGTACATACAAAAGTGTGGATATCGAATCGTCGAGATGTATATATTGGATCCGCAAATAATGACTGGAAGTCCCTCACGCAG GTGAAGGAAGTTGGCATTTATCTTGTTGGTTGTCCAAAAATTGCGAAGAAGGTTGAGGTTTACTTTGACAACTTGTGGAAGCTTGCATATCTCAATTCCTCTGCTTACACCAAAACAGTGTCTGATCAACAATGGCAGACCAATAGAAAAGTTCCATGCTGGTCACGTTTTCTTGATTCTAAAGAAAGTTGCAG gtcacctCTTCCTCAATTTGTGAGGATTCCCCATGTAGCAGGATATCCTATACTGTCCGACCcttatatgtttaaaataccAATTCAGACTCCTGGACACAATCATTCAACTTTGCAGCCTGAATCCAGCTATCTATCTTTCGCTCCTCCAGAG CTATCATTTGGCAGATACCAGGCTGACGAACAGGCATGGGTAGATACAATAAAATCTGTAGGAAGCGGAGGAACTGTTAGAATTAGTACCATGGACTGGCTTGGTCAGTCTCAATATTTGAAGCCAACAGTTTATTGGTCATCCCTTTCCTTAGCAGTATCAGAG GTGGTCTTCTCCAAGCATGCAACAGTGAAGATATTGGTAGCATACTGGGCACATTTTATCAAAGGCACTGATCGGTATCTGAAGTCTCTCCTCTACACCAATGCTCTCTGCTCCTCTTCAAAGTACAATAGATGCTCTGGAAAAGTTGAGATCAAGTACTATATGGTTCCGGGTTTTAATTTGACTGGACCTGCCACTCGGAATGGAACTAGTACGGGAAATATTTACCCTGGATATACCAGAGTAAACCATGGAAAGTATGCAGTTAGTGATGCGCGAGCCCACATTGGTACAAGCAATCTTGTTTGGGATTACTTTTATACAACATCTGGTGTAAGTTTTGGAACATACAACCCTGCCATTGTTTCGCAACTTCAACAAGTCTTTGAGGCTGACTGGAATTCGCCATATGCTGTCCCAGTTGAAGAGATAGAGGGTGGTCAATTTTATTCAAGCTGA
- the LOC122315707 gene encoding BTB/POZ domain-containing protein NPY1-like, which translates to MKFMKLGSKPDAFQAEGKTVRYVSSELATDAIINVGEVKFYLHKFPLLSKSNCLQKLLLKANEENEDEIHIADFPGGPKAFEICAKFCYGMTVTLNAYNVVAARCAAEYLDMSEDVDRGNLIFKIEVFLNSSIFRSWKDSIIVLQTTKSLLPWSEDLKILGRCIDSIASKTSVDPANISWSYTYNRKLADPDRIVEDGVKFPEKMESIPKDWWVEDICELDIDLYKRVMIAVKSKGRMDGTVIGEALKTYAVRWLPDSVDALISDAHTWRNKSLVETIICLLPSDKGVGCSSTFLLKLLKVAILVGADESSRENLINRISLKLHEASLKDLLIPARSPQSTVYDVELVQCILKQFLMHEKFNRDVDVEKNEKGAENFVLELGSLLNVGRLIDGYVAEIARDRNLSLSSFIDLAQMIPGSARPIHDGLYKAIDIYLKEHPSLTKVERKKICGLMDVKKLTMDASMHAAQNERLPLRTVVQVLFFEQVRTSAGVRPINNNSCDTSRSTTNTTDEECEKTEAAENSRTLNRQMCKMRIKDEEFRNNGKLAKKGSKNSRSGMQLLPSRSRRIFDKLWAVGKGHGDNKSSDTSGSSQSPTSMVPGDTKSSGSSSRHRRHSIS; encoded by the exons ATGAAGTTTATGAAATTGGGTTCGAAGCCTGATGCATTTCAAGCGGAAGGGAAGACTGTCAG GTATGTGTCGTCTGAATTGGCAACAGATGCCATCATAAATGTTGGAGAAGTAAAGTTTTACCTTCACAAG TTCCCTCTCTTGTCCAAGAGCAATTGCCTGCAGAAACTACTATTGAAGGCCAATGAGGAGAATGAAGATGAAATTCATATAGCTGATTTTCCTGGTGGGCCAAAGGCCTTCGAAATTTGTGCAAAATTCTGCTATGGAATGACGGTCACCCTCAATGCATATAATGTTGTGGCTGCACGTTGTGCAGCTGAGTACCTCGATATGTCAGAGGATGTTGATAGAGGAAACTTAATATTTAAGATTGAGGTATTTCTCAACTCAAGTATCTTCCGCAGCTGGAAAGATTCTATTATTGTTCTTCAAACAACCAAATCTCTTCTGCCCTGGTCTGAGGATCTGAAAATTCTTGGAAGATGTATAGATTCCATTGCCTCTAAAACTTCTGTGGACCCAGCAAACATCTCTTGGTCCTACACATATAATCGGAAATTAGCGGATCCCGATAGAATTGTTGAGGATGGAGTGAAGTTCCCAGAGAAAATGGAGTCTATTCCAAAGGATTGGTGGGTCGAAGATATATGTGAGCTGGACATTGATCTTTACAAGCGAGTAATGATTGCTGTGAAATCGAAGGGAAGAATGGATGGTACTGTGATTGGGGAAGCACTTAAAACTTATGCAGTTAGGTGGTTGCCAGATTCTGTTGATGCGTTGATTTCTGATGCTCATACCTGGAGGAACAAATCTTTGGTAGAAACAATCATTTGCTTATTGCCATCTGACAAAGGTGTGGGTTGTTCATCTACTTTCTTACTGAAACTGCTGAAAGTTGCAATTTTGGTTGGAGCAGATGAGTCATCGAgggaaaatttgataaataggATCAGCCTGAAGTTGCACGAAGCTTCTCTCAAAGATTTATTGATCCCAGCTCGGTCTCCCCAAAGTACGGTATATGATGTTGAGTTGGTGCAATGCATTTTAAAGCAATTTTTGATGCATGAAAAGTTTAACCGGGATGTGGATGTTGAGAAGAATGAGAAGGGGGCCGAGAATTTTGTCTTGGAACTTGGATCCCTGTTGAATGTTGGTAGACTAATTGATGGGTATGTAGCGGAAATTGCACGTGATCGAAATCTGTCGCTCTCTAGTTTTATTGATTTAGCTCAGATGATTCCTGGATCAGCAAGACCTATTCATGATGGATTATACAAAGCCATTGACATCTATCTGAAG GAGCATCCTAGTTTGACAAAAGTTGAAAGGAAGAAGATATGTGGACTTATGGATGTCAAGAAACTGACAATGGATGCATCCATGCATGCTGCACAGAACGAGCGCCTCCCACTTCGGACAGTTGTACAAGTTCTCTTTTTTGAGCAGGTCAGAACATCTGCTGGTGTTAGACCTATTAACAACAATTCCTGTGATACTTCACGTTCCACGACAAATACAACAGATGAAGAATGTGAGAAGACAGAAGCAGCTGAAAACAGTAGAACACTTAATAGGCAGATGTGTAAAATGAGGATAAAAGATGAGGAATTCCGAAACAACGGAAAACTTGCTAAGAAGGGCAGCAAAAACAGCAGAAGCGGCATGCAGTTGCTGCCATCGCGATCGAGGAGAATATTCGATAAACTGTGGGCTGTTGGTAAAGGGCATGGAGATAACAAGAGCTCTGACACGTCTGGGAGTTCTCAGAGCCCAACTTCAATGGTTCCTGGAGACACCAAATCCTCTGGTTCGTCCTCAAGACACAGGAGGCACTCAATCTCCTAA